The proteins below are encoded in one region of Pseudoalteromonas ulvae UL12:
- a CDS encoding GGDEF domain-containing protein, producing MENVHVLAQRASSRGDFLPLSADLYRPNTIEQAHNLVSQLQKTLELNKIINIFSIEAAKILPVLSLQFHCTEGVVEMSGSKRKGQTVAFDLEVDEERLGQLIYFTKQPITSLIKEQLQKLHTVLVYPLRNALLFHRVKKLATKDALTGLGNRSHFDDSLNRKLERTRRHHRSFGLMLLDLDNFKTVNDDHGHQVGDQVLRRFSDLLGFSVRGTDTIFRFGGDEFAILVDDDNKSVSNILAKRIQGAVHKDLLLSQHKVTTSIGFTLAQTKDDNAMIFERADKALYKAKNNGRDCSFAI from the coding sequence GTGGAAAATGTACATGTATTAGCACAACGAGCATCTAGCCGAGGTGATTTTTTGCCCCTTTCGGCCGATCTTTACCGCCCTAATACCATAGAGCAAGCGCATAATTTAGTATCGCAATTGCAAAAAACATTAGAGCTAAACAAAATTATTAATATTTTTTCAATAGAAGCAGCAAAAATTCTGCCAGTCTTGAGCTTGCAATTTCACTGCACTGAAGGTGTGGTCGAAATGTCAGGCTCAAAACGTAAAGGGCAAACAGTCGCCTTTGATCTTGAGGTTGATGAAGAACGATTAGGCCAGTTAATTTATTTCACCAAGCAACCTATTACGTCGTTAATTAAAGAGCAACTTCAAAAGCTGCATACTGTGCTGGTTTACCCACTGCGCAATGCTTTGTTATTCCATCGCGTCAAAAAACTAGCGACAAAAGATGCCTTAACAGGATTAGGCAACCGAAGTCATTTTGATGACAGTCTCAATCGTAAGCTTGAGCGCACTCGTCGCCATCATCGTAGCTTTGGGTTGATGCTACTCGACTTAGATAACTTTAAAACCGTCAACGATGATCACGGTCATCAAGTCGGTGATCAAGTACTACGCCGCTTTTCAGATCTTTTGGGATTCAGCGTCCGTGGAACAGACACCATTTTCCGATTTGGTGGGGATGAATTCGCAATTTTAGTCGATGATGATAATAAATCTGTTTCAAACATCTTAGCAAAACGTATTCAAGGAGCTGTGCATAAAGACTTGTTGCTTAGCCAGCACAAAGTAACAACGAGTATTGGTTTTACACTCGCACAAACCAAAGACGATAACGCAATGATTTTTGAACGGGCCGATAAAGCGTTATATAAAGCTAAAAATAACGGCCGAGATTGTAGCTTCGCAATTTAA
- a CDS encoding DEAD/DEAH box helicase, with translation MTIFPKLGLNDTLQANVAALGYKTPTYIQEQSIGAVLSGADTYAIAPTGTGKTAAYLLPTLQELSRTDNSAEQVRPIRALFLVPTRELAQQVEESINQYGKGLGLRTISVFGGVRIPSQVNRFKRGADIVVATPKRLVDLIKLKAFSLDQIQHFVMDEADRLVSMGIVNELRAIMAALPAKRQVILFSATDSKALQKFSDANQNHVKVIKTDDVQPALDKIIHTMYRCFRDHKPENLLTLIKMVNFDRALIFARTKKDVEFLTTLLNEKGHKSVGIHNEVPQKQRQEILKQFKDHEVTFLVATDIVSRGVDIAQLYYVINYDLPVNANDYIHRAGRTARTATSLSTNKTSDEDKKVKQSISQQITAERFGFKKPEQVKTKDIHGHIFSLVSAEQEPIIERISQAIGKEMKVEWHSW, from the coding sequence ATGACAATTTTTCCAAAACTCGGCCTTAACGATACACTTCAAGCTAATGTGGCTGCATTAGGTTATAAAACACCCACTTATATTCAAGAACAGTCGATTGGTGCCGTGCTCTCAGGTGCGGATACTTACGCTATTGCGCCAACAGGCACAGGAAAAACTGCTGCATATTTGTTGCCTACTTTGCAAGAACTTAGCCGTACAGATAACAGTGCCGAGCAAGTTCGGCCTATTCGTGCGTTATTTTTAGTGCCTACTCGAGAGCTCGCTCAGCAAGTTGAAGAATCTATCAACCAGTATGGTAAAGGACTAGGTCTGCGCACTATCAGTGTATTTGGTGGTGTGCGTATTCCGTCGCAAGTAAATCGTTTTAAACGCGGCGCTGATATTGTGGTTGCCACACCAAAGCGCTTAGTTGACTTAATTAAACTAAAAGCATTTTCGTTAGATCAAATCCAACATTTTGTGATGGATGAAGCTGATCGTTTAGTGAGCATGGGGATTGTCAATGAGTTACGTGCCATTATGGCGGCTTTGCCAGCTAAGCGTCAGGTGATTCTCTTTTCGGCAACAGACTCTAAAGCATTACAAAAATTCAGCGATGCGAACCAAAATCATGTCAAAGTGATCAAGACAGATGATGTACAGCCTGCACTTGATAAAATTATCCACACTATGTACCGCTGTTTTCGTGATCATAAACCTGAAAATTTGCTTACGCTTATCAAAATGGTCAACTTCGATCGTGCATTAATCTTTGCGCGCACTAAAAAAGATGTTGAGTTTTTAACCACATTACTTAATGAAAAAGGGCACAAAAGTGTCGGGATCCACAATGAAGTCCCGCAAAAGCAGCGCCAAGAGATCTTAAAGCAATTTAAAGATCATGAAGTCACTTTTTTAGTTGCAACCGATATTGTCTCGCGTGGGGTTGATATTGCGCAGTTGTATTATGTCATCAATTACGATTTACCAGTCAATGCAAATGATTATATTCACCGCGCGGGACGAACTGCTCGTACGGCAACCAGTTTGTCGACTAATAAGACGTCAGACGAAGACAAAAAAGTAAAGCAGTCGATTTCACAGCAAATTACCGCAGAACGGTTTGGTTTCAAAAAACCAGAGCAGGTCAAAACTAAAGATATTCATGGCCATATTTTCTCATTGGTAAGTGCTGAGCAAGAACCGATTATTGAACGTATTAGTCAAGCTATTGGTAAAGAAATGAAAGTTGAATGGCACTCTTGGTAA
- the accA gene encoding acetyl-CoA carboxylase carboxyl transferase subunit alpha has protein sequence MSLNYLDFELPVAELEAKIEELKNVGRTGSLDLGLEDEVNRLKEKSVELTEKIFSGLGAWQVSQLARHPLRPYTRDYINRIFTEFDELAGDRTFANDPAILGGIARLDGQPVMVIGQQKGRDTAEKIKRNFGMPKPEGYRKALRLMEMAERFNMPIITFIDTPGAYPGVGAEERGQSEAIARNLKVMASLKVPTICTVIGEGGSGGALAIGVGDRVNMLQYSTYSVISPEGCASILWKSADKAPLAAEAMGVTAQRVKELDLINSIIEEPLGGAHRNYDAIAKSLKAQIKRDLSELQELSTEEMLDQRYQRLMSFGYC, from the coding sequence ATGAGTCTCAATTATCTGGACTTTGAGCTTCCAGTTGCAGAACTAGAAGCGAAAATTGAAGAACTGAAAAATGTTGGTCGTACAGGGTCGTTGGACTTGGGCCTTGAAGATGAAGTGAATCGCTTGAAAGAAAAGAGCGTTGAACTGACTGAAAAAATCTTCTCTGGTTTAGGTGCATGGCAAGTGTCACAACTTGCTCGTCATCCGTTACGTCCTTATACCCGTGATTATATTAATCGTATTTTTACCGAGTTTGATGAACTCGCAGGTGATCGTACTTTCGCCAATGATCCGGCTATTTTAGGTGGTATTGCTCGCTTAGATGGTCAGCCAGTGATGGTAATTGGTCAACAAAAAGGTCGTGACACTGCTGAGAAAATTAAACGTAATTTTGGTATGCCAAAGCCAGAAGGGTACCGCAAAGCGTTACGTTTGATGGAAATGGCTGAGCGTTTTAACATGCCAATCATTACATTTATTGACACTCCAGGTGCTTACCCGGGTGTGGGCGCTGAAGAACGTGGTCAAAGTGAAGCGATAGCGCGTAACTTAAAAGTAATGGCATCATTAAAAGTGCCGACTATCTGTACTGTTATTGGTGAAGGTGGTTCGGGTGGTGCGTTAGCTATTGGTGTGGGTGACCGTGTGAACATGTTGCAATACAGCACATACTCGGTTATTTCTCCTGAGGGTTGTGCGTCTATTTTGTGGAAAAGTGCTGATAAAGCACCATTAGCTGCAGAAGCGATGGGCGTAACAGCTCAGCGTGTGAAAGAGCTTGATTTAATTAATTCGATTATCGAAGAGCCATTAGGTGGCGCGCATCGTAATTATGATGCGATTGCTAAATCACTTAAAGCACAAATCAAGCGTGACTTATCTGAGCTGCAAGAGCTCAGTACCGAAGAAATGCTTGACCAACGTTACCAAAGACTAATGTCCTTTGGTTACTGTTAA
- a CDS encoding NAD-dependent epimerase/dehydratase family protein produces the protein MTDKIAIVLGASGLVGSALVEQLISHDNYKKIVTLTRRPVANSSDKVTNHVVDFDQLNNYTELFHGDVLFSCLGTTKKIAGTIAAQRKVDLEYQFNAAKLAANHGLTHYVLVSSSGANVTSRSAYLKMKGELEQQVLNLPFQRISILQPSLLLGKRANDSRFAESLGSYFLPFVCKLPGLRKYRPIAGHQVAKKMLFITSQSGPKVEYFKLSDLFDTPNN, from the coding sequence ATGACTGATAAAATAGCGATTGTACTTGGTGCAAGTGGTTTAGTGGGCTCTGCTTTAGTCGAGCAATTAATTAGCCATGACAACTACAAAAAAATAGTCACGCTCACTCGTCGGCCCGTTGCTAACTCATCTGATAAAGTGACCAATCATGTCGTTGACTTTGATCAACTCAACAATTACACAGAGTTATTTCATGGTGATGTACTTTTTTCGTGTTTAGGCACCACGAAAAAAATTGCCGGTACTATCGCCGCACAACGAAAAGTGGACTTAGAGTATCAGTTCAATGCGGCTAAGTTAGCCGCCAATCATGGCCTAACGCATTATGTGCTTGTTTCTTCAAGCGGCGCCAATGTAACTAGCCGTAGCGCTTACTTAAAAATGAAGGGCGAGCTTGAGCAACAGGTTCTGAATTTACCTTTTCAGCGGATCAGTATTTTGCAACCATCTTTATTACTCGGTAAACGCGCGAATGACTCGCGTTTTGCTGAATCGCTAGGCAGTTATTTTTTACCTTTTGTCTGTAAGTTGCCAGGATTGAGAAAATATCGACCAATAGCGGGTCATCAAGTCGCGAAAAAAATGCTATTCATAACCTCACAATCAGGCCCTAAAGTTGAATATTTCAAGCTAAGTGATTTGTTTGATACACCGAATAATTAA
- a CDS encoding monovalent cation:proton antiporter family protein, producing MQGIFSEIFSLLAIAVVLVWLFKRLNLPPILAYLSAGVLAGPHALGWINDYQEIHLVAEFGIVFLLFSLGLEFSIPKLMAMRHIVFGIGTAQVLITSGVIIAVVLFYNADFPTAFSIGTLLALSSTAIVVKQLSESGELHTRRGQLAIGILLFQDIAVVPLLIAIPLLGGGTEQNLLLALALALTKGAFVCALLWAVGKWLLPRLFNEVAQLRTDELFVLTTLLVTLFAAGLTHVFGLSMALGAFLAGIMLGESQYRHQLEADIRPFRDILMGLFFVTVGMQLDMAYVVYNAYWIILAVVGLILGKTILIKQVAHAMGETTRDAWSAGLMLCQMGEFGFVLIALALQHQLIESSYASLLISIGVLSMALTPYLIDHNQSLAKKLSRGSSSSDTYHAAPTFSSSLSNHVVICGFGRVGQTVARFLKTEAIPYIALDIDPIRVREAQAAGENVQFGHVRQKDILNAAQVSKSRLVIITFADYNKAMSIVSVIRQLSDDVKILVRMRDDQHLTELKDAGVTEVVPESLEASLMLVSHVLFMSGVPVMRILRRVQQERKNRYGILHGYFPGENTDLSAQAIGRLEYMHAIAITDDAFAVNKSLGELNIEKRRVEVMGLRRDDNEIEHPTADTVLIAQDILIIRGKPRQVERIERYLLEGG from the coding sequence TTGCAGGGGATTTTTAGTGAGATATTTAGCTTACTTGCTATTGCTGTTGTCTTAGTTTGGCTTTTTAAGCGGCTAAATTTACCACCTATTTTAGCGTACTTGAGTGCCGGCGTATTAGCGGGTCCTCATGCGTTGGGCTGGATCAATGATTATCAAGAAATCCATTTAGTCGCTGAGTTTGGAATCGTCTTTTTACTATTTAGTTTAGGGTTAGAGTTTTCAATACCTAAGCTAATGGCGATGCGGCACATAGTTTTTGGGATCGGCACAGCTCAAGTGCTGATTACATCCGGTGTCATCATCGCGGTTGTCTTATTTTATAACGCTGATTTTCCGACAGCTTTTAGTATTGGTACCTTGCTAGCGTTGTCTTCTACCGCAATTGTGGTTAAGCAATTGAGCGAATCCGGAGAGCTTCATACGCGCCGAGGGCAGCTGGCGATAGGTATTTTGCTGTTTCAAGATATTGCTGTTGTGCCCTTACTGATTGCCATTCCCTTACTTGGTGGGGGGACAGAACAGAACTTACTGTTGGCGTTAGCTTTGGCATTAACGAAAGGGGCCTTTGTGTGTGCCTTGCTGTGGGCTGTAGGTAAGTGGTTACTACCTAGGTTATTTAATGAAGTTGCACAACTGCGAACTGATGAATTATTTGTATTAACGACTTTGCTGGTGACTTTATTTGCAGCGGGTTTGACGCATGTGTTTGGCTTATCCATGGCATTAGGGGCATTTCTGGCAGGAATTATGTTAGGCGAAAGCCAATATCGGCATCAGTTAGAAGCCGATATTCGGCCTTTTCGCGATATATTGATGGGCTTATTTTTTGTCACTGTGGGCATGCAGCTAGATATGGCATATGTGGTGTATAACGCTTATTGGATAATCTTAGCTGTTGTCGGTTTAATTTTAGGCAAAACTATTTTAATTAAACAAGTCGCCCATGCAATGGGTGAAACGACGAGAGATGCTTGGTCGGCTGGCTTAATGTTGTGTCAGATGGGCGAGTTTGGTTTTGTGTTGATTGCGCTGGCGTTACAGCATCAATTAATCGAATCGTCTTATGCATCGTTGTTAATTTCTATTGGGGTGTTATCAATGGCGCTTACACCTTATCTAATCGATCATAATCAGAGCCTTGCCAAAAAGTTGTCACGAGGGAGTTCATCTTCTGATACTTATCATGCAGCTCCGACTTTTTCATCAAGTTTGAGTAATCATGTGGTGATTTGTGGTTTTGGTCGTGTTGGACAAACAGTCGCGAGGTTTTTAAAAACAGAAGCAATTCCGTACATTGCCCTTGATATTGATCCTATCAGAGTCAGAGAAGCACAAGCTGCAGGTGAAAATGTGCAATTTGGCCATGTCCGCCAAAAAGATATTTTGAATGCTGCGCAAGTATCAAAAAGTCGCTTAGTGATTATCACGTTTGCCGATTATAACAAGGCCATGAGCATTGTCAGTGTGATCAGACAATTATCAGATGATGTGAAAATACTGGTCAGAATGCGAGACGATCAACACTTAACTGAACTAAAAGACGCAGGTGTGACTGAGGTGGTGCCCGAATCACTTGAAGCGAGTTTAATGCTGGTATCTCATGTTTTGTTTATGTCGGGCGTGCCGGTGATGCGTATTTTAAGACGAGTGCAGCAAGAGCGTAAAAACAGATATGGGATCTTGCATGGTTATTTCCCCGGTGAAAATACTGACTTGAGTGCACAAGCGATTGGTCGCTTAGAGTATATGCATGCAATTGCTATCACCGATGATGCATTTGCCGTGAATAAATCATTAGGTGAACTCAATATTGAAAAACGCCGCGTCGAAGTAATGGGACTAAGACGGGATGACAATGAAATTGAACACCCAACGGCCGATACCGTCCTCATTGCACAAGACATATTGATTATTCGAGGAAAACCAAGGCAAGTTGAACGTATTGAGCGTTATCTACTCGAAGGAGGCTAG
- the tilS gene encoding tRNA lysidine(34) synthetase TilS — protein MRSHYLYQTVFAQLRTLKGSVTVALSGGVDSIVLLHIVAECQLQLPELSIKALHVNHGLSEHAMIWQQFCQDTCQRLNVPFICQQVDVVRKNRQSLEAIAREQRYQAFATHTDPDSIILLGQHQDDQVETFFLHLKRGSGLAGLSAMAMETPFVDGRRLIRPFLHTSRNDIEAFCKQYSLQHIEDESNADIAFDRNFLRHQILPLLNQRFTGFDHCVARSAQLLSEQQQLIDEISASDYADVADGHELSINALLNLSDIRQRNVFRYWLNQYDFLMPSKALTEQVFSQLSSTKTDASLTIKLSHGLLRRYNQKLYLVRPEAELADQSLATNQHNLADGRTLHWLQGQGIRAAFPHEVVSVQFANMKALIKPSNKPGRNTVKHWLKDVKVPSWQRDRVPLIFYNHELVQIVGYFISELHQSSEGGKWIIDDAKRN, from the coding sequence ATGCGTTCCCATTATTTATATCAAACAGTCTTTGCACAGCTTCGCACGTTGAAGGGCTCTGTTACGGTTGCGTTATCGGGTGGGGTAGACTCGATTGTGCTGCTGCATATTGTCGCTGAGTGCCAGTTGCAACTGCCCGAGCTATCAATTAAAGCATTGCATGTAAATCATGGTTTGAGTGAGCACGCGATGATTTGGCAGCAGTTTTGTCAAGATACTTGCCAGCGCCTTAATGTGCCTTTTATCTGTCAGCAAGTTGATGTAGTACGTAAAAATCGCCAGTCCCTTGAAGCGATAGCGCGTGAGCAACGCTACCAAGCCTTTGCAACACATACAGATCCAGACAGCATCATTTTATTGGGTCAGCATCAAGATGATCAGGTCGAAACGTTTTTTCTGCATTTGAAAAGAGGTTCAGGTTTAGCTGGGTTGTCGGCGATGGCTATGGAAACTCCTTTTGTTGATGGCAGGCGGTTAATTCGCCCATTTTTGCATACATCTCGTAATGACATTGAAGCATTTTGTAAGCAGTATTCGTTGCAGCATATAGAAGATGAATCAAACGCCGATATAGCCTTTGATCGCAACTTTTTACGTCACCAAATTTTACCATTATTAAATCAACGTTTTACCGGATTCGATCACTGCGTCGCACGCAGTGCGCAGTTGTTATCTGAACAGCAGCAGTTAATTGATGAGATCTCTGCATCGGACTATGCCGATGTGGCTGATGGGCATGAGCTAAGTATTAATGCCTTACTGAACCTCAGTGACATCCGTCAACGGAATGTGTTTCGCTATTGGCTTAATCAATATGATTTTTTGATGCCATCAAAAGCGCTCACCGAGCAAGTTTTTTCGCAGCTCTCGAGCACAAAAACAGATGCCAGCCTGACGATTAAGTTAAGTCATGGTTTATTGCGACGGTATAATCAGAAGTTATATTTAGTTCGTCCAGAAGCCGAATTAGCGGATCAGAGTCTTGCTACAAACCAGCATAACTTAGCTGATGGTCGCACGTTACACTGGCTACAAGGTCAGGGTATTCGCGCAGCTTTTCCTCACGAAGTGGTGAGCGTACAGTTTGCCAATATGAAAGCCTTGATTAAACCAAGCAATAAGCCAGGCCGTAATACAGTGAAACATTGGCTAAAAGATGTCAAAGTGCCCAGTTGGCAGCGCGACAGAGTGCCACTCATCTTTTACAATCACGAGCTAGTGCAAATTGTTGGTTATTTTATCAGTGAATTACATCAATCATCTGAGGGTGGTAAGTGGATCATTGATGATGCAAAGAGAAATTAG
- a CDS encoding alanine/glycine:cation symporter family protein: MSKLFLFLLSFSHFQSQTVSIDNTINQALSPIADLFTRIIFYSVPIADTPVPLIVLWLIAAATIFTLYFGFLNFKGVAHAIKVIRGDFSDPNDPGEVSHFQALTTALSGTVGLGNIAGVAIAVSIGGPGATFWMIIAGLLGMSTKFLECSLGVKYRTIDSTGQVYGGPMFYLRDGLAQLGFRKTGKVLAYFFAVCCVIASLCGSNMLQSNQAFMQFSVAIGTEPHFFSDKGWLFGSILACIIGFVIIGGIKSIAKVTEKVVPLMAGLYLCAALFILIWHIEKIPHAISLIFQGAFVAEGVAGGIIGVIIQGFKRATFSSEAGVGAASIAHATAATKEPIREGYVALLEPFIDTVVICTITALVIVITGAYTSVDGIDGVALTSRAFASVISWFPYLLSLAVLLFAISTMISWAYYGSIAWGFIVGHSKFKDISYKLIFCLFTAVGASVSLESVIAISDSMFFSMAIANIIGLYLLAPQIKQDLHRYQLRYVHTDNPH; encoded by the coding sequence ATGTCTAAATTATTCCTGTTTCTACTTAGCTTTAGCCATTTTCAATCCCAAACAGTATCCATCGACAATACGATCAATCAAGCGCTTTCACCTATTGCAGATTTATTTACTCGCATCATTTTCTATTCAGTTCCAATTGCAGACACCCCTGTTCCATTAATCGTTCTTTGGCTCATTGCCGCTGCTACTATATTTACTCTGTATTTTGGCTTTTTAAACTTCAAAGGAGTGGCTCATGCAATTAAGGTCATTCGAGGGGACTTTTCTGATCCTAATGATCCTGGCGAAGTGAGCCACTTTCAGGCATTAACCACAGCTTTATCGGGGACAGTAGGTCTTGGCAACATTGCAGGTGTCGCAATTGCCGTTTCTATTGGCGGACCTGGGGCAACATTTTGGATGATTATCGCTGGGTTATTGGGCATGTCGACAAAATTCCTGGAATGTAGTTTAGGGGTCAAATACCGGACAATTGATTCCACAGGCCAGGTTTATGGTGGTCCAATGTTTTATCTTCGAGATGGTTTAGCACAGTTAGGTTTTCGCAAAACAGGTAAAGTATTAGCCTATTTTTTTGCTGTATGTTGCGTCATAGCCTCCCTGTGTGGCAGTAACATGTTGCAATCTAATCAAGCATTTATGCAATTTTCTGTTGCTATTGGGACTGAACCACACTTTTTTAGCGACAAAGGATGGTTATTTGGGTCAATCCTCGCTTGTATTATTGGGTTTGTTATTATTGGTGGTATTAAAAGTATCGCCAAAGTCACCGAAAAAGTAGTGCCTCTTATGGCCGGTTTGTACCTTTGCGCTGCGCTGTTTATATTAATTTGGCACATTGAAAAAATACCGCATGCTATTTCACTTATCTTTCAGGGGGCGTTTGTGGCTGAAGGCGTGGCAGGTGGTATTATTGGTGTCATTATCCAAGGTTTTAAGCGCGCGACGTTTTCTAGCGAAGCGGGTGTGGGTGCTGCGTCGATTGCCCATGCTACTGCCGCTACAAAAGAACCAATCAGAGAAGGATACGTTGCGTTACTCGAGCCCTTTATAGATACCGTTGTTATTTGTACTATTACTGCTTTGGTGATTGTCATTACGGGTGCTTACACGTCCGTTGATGGGATTGATGGCGTTGCACTGACTTCTCGGGCTTTTGCCAGTGTTATTAGTTGGTTTCCGTATTTACTCAGTCTTGCGGTGCTGTTGTTTGCCATTTCGACCATGATTTCTTGGGCGTATTATGGCTCCATTGCTTGGGGGTTTATAGTGGGTCACAGTAAGTTCAAAGATATCAGTTATAAACTCATATTTTGTTTGTTTACCGCCGTCGGTGCCTCTGTCAGCTTAGAGTCTGTGATCGCCATCTCTGATTCAATGTTTTTCTCGATGGCCATCGCCAATATTATCGGTTTGTATCTACTGGCACCGCAAATAAAACAAGATTTACACCGTTATCAGCTACGTTATGTTCATACAGATAATCCACACTAA
- a CDS encoding patatin-like phospholipase family protein, protein MYKNHSHTASQHTALLLTGGGARAAYQVGVLKAIASTLPRNSPSPFKIINGTSAGAINATALSCYASCFHLGVKKLEWVWRNFSTNQVYRTDFITVFGHIIGNMLSSFQSDYINHPPASLFDNEPLRGLLKHVLDLQRIDRNISLGHLKALSITASSYSSGDSVAFFQANNILPWQRAKRRGENTTINIEHLMASSAIPMVFPSIKIRKGYFGDGSIHQHAPLSPPIHLGANKIFIIGVDQPSDTKYFGFQPQYPGISTIAGHLLDTIFSDTLRADIERLERVNRTVSLLPSREKHQELKRVETYVINPSENFNAIANQHYQDLPIAIKTLLRMIGVKKHSESSLVSYLLFEKAYTRHLIEIGYKDGLAKQDEIKHFLSLP, encoded by the coding sequence ATGTATAAAAATCACTCACACACAGCAAGCCAACATACTGCCCTACTGTTAACGGGTGGGGGTGCTCGCGCAGCTTATCAAGTTGGTGTTTTAAAAGCTATAGCCAGCACCCTGCCTCGCAACTCTCCCTCTCCTTTTAAGATTATAAATGGTACTTCGGCAGGGGCAATTAATGCGACAGCCTTATCTTGTTACGCATCTTGCTTTCATCTGGGTGTCAAAAAATTAGAATGGGTCTGGCGTAATTTCAGTACAAATCAGGTTTATCGTACCGACTTCATCACTGTTTTTGGTCATATTATTGGTAATATGTTATCAAGTTTTCAATCTGATTATATTAACCATCCGCCTGCCAGTTTGTTTGATAACGAACCTCTGAGAGGTCTGTTAAAGCATGTACTTGATTTACAAAGGATAGACCGCAACATTAGTTTAGGGCACCTCAAAGCCTTATCAATTACAGCGTCAAGTTACTCAAGTGGCGATTCGGTGGCATTTTTTCAGGCCAATAACATTCTCCCTTGGCAACGCGCTAAGCGCAGAGGTGAGAATACGACTATAAATATTGAGCATTTAATGGCATCAAGTGCCATTCCTATGGTGTTTCCCAGTATAAAAATACGTAAAGGGTACTTTGGCGATGGGTCAATCCACCAACACGCACCATTAAGCCCGCCTATCCACCTTGGGGCAAATAAAATTTTTATCATTGGTGTCGATCAACCCAGCGATACTAAATATTTTGGCTTTCAACCACAGTATCCAGGTATTTCAACGATTGCAGGTCACTTACTTGATACTATTTTTTCTGATACTTTACGCGCTGATATTGAACGTCTCGAGCGAGTCAATCGCACTGTTTCGCTTCTCCCCTCCAGAGAAAAGCATCAAGAGCTTAAGCGTGTTGAAACTTATGTAATTAACCCATCAGAAAATTTTAATGCCATTGCCAACCAGCATTATCAAGATTTGCCAATTGCAATCAAAACATTATTGAGAATGATAGGGGTCAAAAAACACTCAGAATCCAGTTTGGTGAGTTATTTGTTATTCGAAAAAGCTTATACCCGACATTTAATAGAAATAGGCTATAAAGATGGTTTAGCAAAGCAAGACGAAATTAAGCATTTTTTGTCGCTGCCTTAA
- a CDS encoding DUF3014 domain-containing protein codes for MMSETNQTTTTKRTFYSLALVAVLAVLIFASVNLYLSMQQQAAQLTHSVAPNEAIIEPPVPEKQIVENKDESNSLPEYTKMEAPQAAEPNVSIDVPAIIIPPLDESDIKIKQVLTEFYTPQLLNLIVNDDIVRRVVVFVDNLAQGKLAQKHTPFIKPLEPFTAIEEDILTISPQSYQRYDPYVDLFVQIPPKQAVALYQQYSVLFDEAYQEIGYPDKSFTGTMREAIDLILATPVVTGNVPLIAQSVTYKFAYSEWEQLPAAQKQLLRMGPRNLKKLKAALKLIKQELPPEQQVER; via the coding sequence ATGATGTCAGAAACTAACCAGACTACAACAACAAAACGTACCTTCTATAGTTTAGCTTTAGTTGCCGTTTTAGCAGTGCTGATTTTTGCAAGTGTTAACCTTTATTTAAGCATGCAGCAACAGGCGGCACAATTAACTCATAGTGTAGCCCCGAATGAGGCAATCATTGAGCCACCAGTCCCTGAAAAACAGATCGTAGAAAATAAAGACGAATCGAATTCTTTACCTGAATACACAAAAATGGAAGCTCCGCAGGCCGCTGAACCTAACGTTTCGATCGACGTTCCTGCGATAATCATTCCGCCACTAGATGAAAGTGACATTAAGATCAAACAAGTGCTCACCGAATTTTATACTCCGCAATTACTGAACTTGATTGTCAATGATGACATTGTTCGTCGTGTGGTGGTCTTTGTCGATAACCTTGCACAAGGCAAGTTAGCACAAAAACATACACCATTTATTAAACCTTTAGAGCCCTTTACTGCGATTGAAGAGGATATCCTCACAATTTCGCCGCAAAGTTATCAACGCTACGACCCTTATGTGGATTTATTTGTACAGATCCCACCAAAGCAAGCTGTAGCACTTTATCAACAATATAGCGTGTTGTTTGATGAGGCATATCAAGAAATAGGTTATCCAGATAAATCATTCACAGGGACGATGCGAGAAGCGATTGATTTGATATTGGCAACACCGGTTGTCACAGGTAATGTACCCTTAATTGCCCAATCGGTGACTTACAAGTTTGCTTATTCAGAATGGGAACAACTTCCCGCCGCGCAAAAACAGCTGTTGCGGATGGGGCCAAGAAATCTGAAAAAACTCAAAGCAGCACTTAAACTCATTAAGCAAGAATTGCCTCCAGAGCAACAAGTTGAGCGATAA